A genomic region of Campylobacter corcagiensis contains the following coding sequences:
- a CDS encoding DUF4006 family protein, whose amino-acid sequence MEEIKTEELNQNRNVFSIHGVTGMLIATVLLISILVGLTIWGIKAQQKVADEPYTLGENLSSVPMKTDMNKVKEVINVEKR is encoded by the coding sequence ATGGAAGAGATTAAAACAGAAGAACTAAACCAAAATAGAAATGTTTTTAGCATTCATGGTGTAACTGGTATGCTTATAGCTACAGTTTTACTAATCTCTATTCTTGTTGGTCTTACTATATGGGGAATTAAAGCTCAACAAAAAGTTGCAGATGAGCCATATACTTTAGGAGAGAATTTATCTTCTGTTCCTATGAAGACTGATATGAATAAAGTTAAGGAGGTGATAAATGTCGAAAAACGCTAG
- a CDS encoding PD-(D/E)XK nuclease family protein, with protein MRELIVFTNSRNIREFVKNYDGILLPKITTIGAFFSEILYNKTKTQVFEISRVLYLNEAVKKTENLEKKLNIKSQFFEFLQNKEYLFSFFKELSDSKKTINDLKSSDIYAEYEEHLEILGELFNNYKEILDKNGVYDDITLPFDYEIDESYIRSFDKITIKIDGILTNFNIEILDKIRNLTNVILKFKASNLNSNLVLNLEKLSSLEIEPGFSYELNLSTNTLNKISPLPSKKSIKLRGFKSQTLQALYVYTKISSFIRAGILPEDIVVILPDESFSEILKLYDFNNMLNFAMGFKFKNTLFYKIFSEILECLKGQKELDLAHNYLQKDVYTKIELFLNKANLSSQIYENFKKNYDEICDFNQFKSLINSILTISGESNLDLIINEVLFEIEIFLRSFTLKFSEICEIFSMLIRSKQIDHVGGGKVSVMGLLESRGMKFRAVIIPEFNDNLVPSRVVNEMFLNSEVRKRAGLISYTQRENLQRFYYKSLIEASEFTAICYKNSNSEIPSRFLKEFEVVDDNEFSDSDYMKLLETSKTILNLEPTDIKIAHDFFKEPLSFSRLNDYIKCPKMYAYKRIFCTKEAKNVDKENTNLTRGTSLHEIVANSYENNKFDYQKFCALVDSKFLGIYGEIVKENFKNFNIDMGGIIEHEVDITNKEFEGILIKGKIDRVEKTADDIYLTDYKLGKLDSATKSFQLAFYQALLGIEESINSYFSFTQMSSEPPHKDYNLETLKEKISQLKEISRKVMKFEENHNFCRNCPYTLICKRSVNG; from the coding sequence ATGAGAGAACTTATTGTTTTTACAAATAGTAGAAATATAAGAGAATTTGTTAAAAACTATGATGGAATTTTGCTACCTAAAATTACCACAATAGGGGCTTTTTTTAGTGAAATTTTATACAACAAAACAAAAACACAAGTTTTTGAAATTTCAAGGGTTTTATATCTAAACGAAGCTGTTAAAAAAACTGAAAATTTAGAAAAAAAACTAAACATAAAATCACAATTTTTTGAGTTCTTGCAAAACAAAGAGTATCTTTTTTCTTTTTTTAAAGAGCTAAGTGATTCTAAAAAAACTATAAATGATCTAAAAAGTTCTGATATATATGCTGAGTATGAAGAACATCTTGAAATTTTAGGTGAGCTTTTTAATAATTATAAAGAAATTCTAGATAAAAACGGCGTTTATGATGATATAACTTTGCCTTTTGATTATGAAATAGATGAGAGTTACATTAGAAGTTTTGATAAAATTACTATAAAAATAGATGGGATTTTAACTAATTTTAACATTGAAATTTTAGATAAGATTAGAAATCTTACAAATGTTATTCTTAAATTTAAAGCATCAAATTTAAACTCAAATTTAGTTTTAAATTTAGAAAAATTATCTTCTTTGGAAATAGAACCAGGCTTTAGTTATGAGCTAAATTTATCCACAAACACCCTTAATAAAATCTCACCACTTCCATCTAAAAAAAGTATAAAATTAAGAGGTTTTAAGAGCCAAACATTACAAGCACTATATGTGTATACTAAAATTTCAAGCTTTATAAGGGCTGGGATTTTGCCTGAAGATATTGTTGTGATTTTGCCTGATGAAAGTTTTAGTGAGATTTTAAAACTATATGATTTTAACAATATGCTAAATTTTGCGATGGGATTTAAATTTAAAAACACGCTATTTTATAAAATTTTTAGTGAAATTTTAGAGTGTTTAAAAGGTCAAAAAGAGCTAGATTTGGCTCATAATTATCTACAAAAAGATGTTTATACAAAAATAGAGCTTTTTTTAAATAAAGCAAATTTAAGCTCTCAGATTTATGAGAATTTCAAAAAAAACTATGATGAAATTTGTGATTTTAACCAGTTTAAGTCCTTAATAAATTCTATTCTTACAATAAGTGGGGAGAGTAATTTAGATCTTATAATAAATGAAGTTCTTTTTGAGATCGAGATATTTTTGCGTAGTTTTACTTTAAAATTTAGTGAAATTTGTGAGATTTTTTCTATGCTTATAAGGTCTAAACAAATTGATCATGTTGGCGGTGGAAAAGTAAGCGTTATGGGACTTTTAGAAAGTAGAGGTATGAAATTTAGAGCTGTTATTATTCCTGAATTTAATGATAATCTAGTTCCATCAAGGGTTGTAAATGAGATGTTTTTAAACTCAGAAGTTAGAAAAAGAGCTGGTCTTATTAGCTATACTCAAAGAGAAAATTTACAACGCTTTTACTATAAAAGTTTAATAGAAGCTTCTGAATTTACAGCTATTTGCTATAAAAACTCAAATAGTGAAATTCCATCAAGATTTTTAAAAGAATTTGAAGTTGTTGATGACAATGAATTTAGCGATAGTGACTATATGAAGCTTTTAGAAACTAGTAAAACTATACTTAATTTAGAACCTACAGATATAAAAATAGCTCACGATTTCTTTAAAGAACCACTCTCATTTTCAAGGTTAAATGACTATATAAAATGCCCTAAAATGTATGCTTATAAGAGAATTTTTTGTACTAAAGAGGCAAAAAATGTTGATAAGGAAAACACAAATCTTACTCGTGGCACAAGTCTTCATGAGATCGTAGCAAACAGCTATGAGAATAATAAATTTGATTATCAAAAATTTTGTGCTTTAGTTGACAGTAAATTTCTAGGCATTTATGGCGAGATTGTAAAAGAAAACTTTAAAAACTTTAACATTGATATGGGCGGGATTATAGAGCATGAAGTTGATATTACAAACAAAGAATTTGAAGGAATTCTTATAAAAGGTAAGATTGATAGAGTTGAAAAAACTGCTGATGATATCTACTTAACTGATTATAAACTTGGCAAGCTAGATAGCGCAACTAAGAGCTTTCAGCTTGCATTTTATCAAGCTTTACTAGGCATAGAAGAAAGTATAAATTCCTACTTTAGTTTTACTCAGATGAGTAGCGAACCACCACACAAAGACTACAACTTAGAAACCTTAAAAGAAAAAATATCTCAACTAAAAGAGATATCTCGTAAAGTGATGAAATTTGAAGAAAATCATAACTTTTGTAGAAACTGTCCATATACTTTGATTTGTAAAAGGAGCGTAAATGGTTGA
- a CDS encoding RecB-like helicase, whose translation MVDFLALEASAGSGKTFNLSVRVVSLILNGANLNSIMALTFTNKAAAEMKNKIIDLFLNLENKEAELEKISLQTGLNKAQILDKRDELKEEFLNSNLKISTIDSFFSTIIKSFSLNLGISPDFEMMDENEFKGLVRDEFLNSLSKDETRNLVSFVLNDENKNLEKSLELIESLYEKSDDFKFKKDAIFPGSDLVMQKQKALRDYAIKNNASSTAINSFNANSPFEILKKGYINKESLNYRTYSKIYTSELDDMFQELKDSLEKYFIALEEYKFSNLGSLLEIYEKARKKVVLRENKLTFFDITKFAYELLSKDEFKELLYFRLDAKITHLLIDEFQDTSVLQYKILKPLIDEIVAGYGQNGLGSFFYVGDTKQSIYRFRGGVKELFNKLKDDDFPQIVSDSLDTNYRSDGIIVNFINSLFNGVDNFHYKDQKVSENHQDKGFVEVVSADENVAQKAALKAKEMIDLGVYPDDIAILCWKNSDIDLLKKELDDLGVKSSGVGGELLFNTPFVRSVLECIKFQITKEEIYAKNVYSLIAKEPKQLNLDLKKSVEQTVIEVAKSLDVSLDKISQFIEISKNYESIIHLAFGNDDTKSGDDEQSGVVLLTIHKSKGLEFDHLIVCDRISGDSNDSDKIIQEFDAKDFRWRFAYKISGRENVDDFYSELLKTRNILDDDENLNKIYVALTRAVHSLKIIKNEIQKPRNPTFFSEVSQKEPFFYIENSKQGKFEVEQKEPILQKAPNPISLIKVEAQESQKTKDKSENSEFISYGVALHYTLESLCGFGEEELNLAILKSKNRYAKFLGDDKFESIKHRVGMLLNDPKFINLLNGAEIYKELPIKVDGGLNYIDLLAVKSDEVFIVDYKTGESFKDSHKKQVLGYKYAISDVFAPKEIRCVIVYILEDKILIKEV comes from the coding sequence ATGGTTGATTTTTTAGCTCTTGAAGCAAGTGCTGGCAGTGGCAAGACCTTTAACTTAAGTGTTAGAGTGGTTTCTCTTATTCTAAATGGAGCAAATTTAAACTCCATAATGGCACTAACTTTTACAAACAAAGCTGCTGCTGAGATGAAAAATAAAATAATTGATCTTTTTTTAAATTTAGAAAACAAAGAGGCTGAGTTAGAAAAGATTTCACTTCAAACAGGACTTAACAAAGCTCAAATTCTAGATAAAAGAGATGAGTTAAAAGAAGAATTTTTAAACTCTAATCTTAAAATTTCAACCATCGATTCGTTTTTTTCTACCATTATTAAAAGCTTTTCGCTAAATTTGGGCATAAGTCCTGATTTTGAGATGATGGATGAAAACGAGTTTAAAGGCTTAGTTAGGGATGAGTTTTTAAACTCTTTAAGCAAAGATGAGACAAGAAACCTCGTAAGTTTTGTGCTAAATGATGAAAATAAAAATTTAGAAAAAAGCTTAGAGTTAATAGAGAGCCTTTATGAAAAATCAGATGATTTTAAATTTAAAAAAGATGCTATTTTTCCAGGTAGCGATTTAGTTATGCAAAAGCAAAAAGCTCTTAGAGATTATGCTATTAAAAACAACGCTTCATCAACTGCTATAAACTCTTTTAACGCAAACTCGCCTTTTGAAATTTTAAAGAAAGGCTATATCAATAAAGAGAGTTTGAATTACAGAACATACTCTAAAATTTACACTTCAGAACTTGATGATATGTTTCAGGAGTTAAAAGATAGCTTAGAAAAGTATTTTATAGCTTTAGAAGAGTATAAATTCTCAAATTTAGGCTCTTTGCTTGAAATTTATGAAAAAGCTAGAAAAAAAGTAGTGCTAAGAGAAAATAAGCTAACTTTTTTTGACATTACAAAATTTGCATACGAACTTCTCTCAAAAGATGAATTTAAGGAGCTTTTGTACTTTAGGTTAGATGCGAAAATAACTCATCTTTTAATAGATGAATTTCAAGATACTAGCGTTTTACAGTATAAAATTCTAAAACCACTCATCGATGAAATAGTTGCAGGCTATGGTCAAAACGGTCTTGGAAGCTTTTTTTATGTGGGCGATACCAAACAAAGCATTTATCGTTTTCGTGGCGGGGTTAAAGAGCTTTTTAATAAGCTTAAGGATGATGATTTTCCACAGATAGTCTCAGATAGCCTTGATACAAATTATAGAAGCGATGGTATTATAGTAAATTTTATAAATTCGCTATTTAATGGAGTAGATAATTTTCATTATAAAGATCAAAAAGTTTCAGAAAATCATCAAGACAAGGGCTTTGTAGAAGTAGTAAGCGCAGATGAAAATGTAGCACAAAAAGCAGCTTTGAAAGCCAAAGAGATGATTGATTTGGGCGTTTATCCAGATGATATTGCTATACTTTGTTGGAAAAATTCTGACATCGATCTACTTAAAAAAGAGCTTGATGATTTAGGAGTTAAATCAAGTGGAGTTGGTGGAGAGCTTTTGTTTAACACTCCTTTTGTAAGATCAGTTTTGGAGTGCATAAAATTTCAGATAACAAAAGAGGAAATTTATGCTAAAAATGTTTACTCACTTATAGCCAAAGAGCCAAAACAGCTAAATCTCGATCTAAAAAAGAGTGTAGAACAAACTGTTATTGAAGTTGCTAAATCATTAGATGTGAGCCTAGATAAAATCTCACAATTTATAGAAATCTCTAAAAATTATGAGAGCATCATCCATCTAGCTTTTGGAAATGATGATACAAAAAGTGGAGATGATGAGCAAAGTGGCGTGGTGCTTTTAACGATACATAAGTCAAAAGGGCTTGAGTTTGATCACTTGATAGTTTGTGATAGAATAAGTGGCGATAGCAATGATAGCGATAAGATTATACAAGAATTTGATGCTAAAGATTTTAGATGGAGATTTGCTTATAAAATTAGCGGTAGAGAAAATGTTGATGATTTTTATAGTGAGCTTTTAAAAACAAGAAATATACTTGATGATGATGAGAATTTAAATAAAATTTATGTGGCTTTAACAAGGGCTGTTCATAGCCTAAAAATTATAAAAAACGAAATACAAAAACCAAGAAATCCAACTTTTTTTTCTGAAGTATCCCAAAAAGAGCCATTTTTTTATATAGAAAATTCTAAACAAGGTAAATTTGAAGTTGAACAAAAAGAGCCTATATTGCAAAAAGCACCAAATCCTATTTCTTTGATTAAGGTTGAAGCTCAAGAGAGCCAAAAAACCAAAGATAAAAGTGAAAATAGTGAGTTTATAAGTTATGGTGTAGCGTTACACTACACTCTTGAGAGTTTATGTGGTTTTGGCGAAGAAGAGCTAAATTTGGCTATATTAAAAAGTAAAAACAGATATGCTAAATTTTTAGGTGATGATAAATTTGAAAGCATTAAGCATAGAGTTGGCATGTTATTAAATGATCCTAAATTTATAAATTTATTAAATGGTGCTGAAATTTATAAAGAACTCCCTATTAAAGTAGATGGCGGTTTGAATTATATAGACCTTTTGGCTGTTAAAAGTGATGAAGTTTTTATAGTTGACTATAAAACTGGAGAGAGTTTTAAAGATAGTCATAAAAAGCAAGTCTTAGGATATAAGTATGCTATAAGCGATGTTTTTGCGCCAAAAGAGATAAGGTGTGTGATAGTTTATATTTTAGAAGATAAAATTCTTATAAAAGAAGTTTAA
- a CDS encoding response regulator transcription factor codes for MSELKNLKVMIVEDEKNIRDSMAEALESSFGEIITAQHGSEGVKKFKKYTPHIVVTDISMPIMDGLDMTKAIKEISSSTPIIVLSAFSEKEKLLKAIDVGVDKYLLKPIDMDELLASIAELAKRKINALNDVEFGDGFKFNLSTKALYKNDEMIALTKKELAFVMLLVERIGTLVLHEDIKKHVWLGEHVNDTAIRTFVKRVRDKIGNETIKNVPGLGYKIEF; via the coding sequence ATGAGTGAGTTGAAAAATTTAAAAGTAATGATTGTTGAAGATGAGAAAAACATTAGAGATTCAATGGCTGAAGCACTTGAGAGCTCTTTTGGTGAGATTATAACAGCTCAGCACGGCAGTGAGGGTGTTAAGAAATTTAAGAAATACACCCCGCACATTGTCGTAACTGATATCTCAATGCCTATAATGGACGGTCTTGATATGACTAAAGCTATAAAAGAAATTTCAAGTTCTACGCCTATTATCGTTTTAAGTGCATTTAGTGAAAAAGAAAAACTCTTAAAAGCTATAGACGTTGGTGTGGATAAGTATCTTTTAAAGCCGATTGATATGGATGAGCTTTTAGCTTCCATTGCCGAGCTTGCTAAACGAAAGATAAATGCCTTAAATGATGTGGAATTTGGAGATGGATTTAAATTTAATCTCTCAACAAAAGCTCTTTATAAAAATGATGAAATGATAGCCTTGACCAAAAAAGAGCTTGCTTTTGTAATGCTTTTAGTCGAAAGAATTGGCACTTTAGTGCTTCATGAAGATATAAAAAAGCATGTTTGGTTGGGTGAGCATGTAAACGATACTGCAATTAGAACTTTTGTAAAAAGAGTTAGAGATAAGATCGGAAATGAAACCATAAAAAATGTTCCAGGTCTTGGGTATAAGATAGAATTTTAA
- the ccoO gene encoding cytochrome-c oxidase, cbb3-type subunit II: MFAWLEKHPFFFAVFLFIVIAYAGVVEILPSFADSARPLKDTRPYTVLELTGRQIYISNSCNACHSQQIRPFKSETDRYGEYSKSGEYAYHRPFLWGSKRTGPDLMRVGNYRTTDWHDHHMRDPESVVPGSVMPAYPHMYNKTADIETGYAEALTVKKAFNVPYDKEGMPKLGSWEEAKAAAMEEAKAIVEGMKSEDVKKAFENGEIKEIVALIAYLNSLK; this comes from the coding sequence ATGTTTGCATGGTTAGAAAAACATCCATTCTTTTTTGCAGTATTTTTGTTTATAGTTATAGCTTATGCTGGAGTAGTTGAGATACTACCAAGCTTTGCTGATAGTGCAAGACCGCTAAAAGATACAAGACCATATACGGTTTTAGAGCTTACAGGAAGGCAAATTTACATCTCAAATAGCTGTAATGCCTGCCACTCTCAACAGATTAGACCATTTAAGTCAGAAACTGATAGATATGGTGAGTATTCAAAGAGTGGTGAGTATGCTTATCATAGACCATTTCTTTGGGGTTCAAAAAGAACTGGACCTGATCTTATGAGAGTAGGAAATTATAGAACTACAGACTGGCATGATCACCATATGAGAGATCCAGAGTCGGTTGTGCCAGGTTCAGTTATGCCAGCTTACCCTCATATGTACAACAAAACAGCTGATATTGAAACAGGTTATGCTGAGGCTTTAACTGTTAAAAAGGCTTTTAATGTTCCTTATGATAAGGAAGGAATGCCAAAACTTGGCTCTTGGGAAGAGGCGAAAGCTGCTGCCATGGAAGAGGCTAAAGCCATAGTTGAGGGAATGAAGAGTGAAGATGTTAAAAAAGCCTTTGAAAATGGCGAAATAAAAGAGATAGTAGCGTTAATCGCTTATCTTAATAGCTTAAAATAA
- a CDS encoding FixH family protein, with product MQKSKKRKPLGLYVIILSFIGIITACVWTIVFSLDYPVYMDNYYFSSVDEVDRNINEIEASQERFEEKYSLTLVDKVIYQGKDSQVKAIARANLGSSLDNLSGEILLTRPDTSEFDKNLKFKFEDIYLISENFKVNKPGRWQVFIKLSDGKDTGFYKFELIAS from the coding sequence ATGCAAAAGAGTAAAAAAAGAAAACCATTAGGGCTTTATGTAATAATTCTTAGCTTTATAGGTATTATTACAGCTTGTGTGTGGACTATTGTATTTTCGTTAGATTACCCAGTTTATATGGATAATTACTACTTTTCAAGTGTTGATGAGGTTGATAGAAACATAAATGAGATAGAGGCTAGCCAGGAAAGGTTTGAAGAGAAATATAGTTTAACTTTGGTTGATAAGGTTATCTATCAAGGCAAAGATTCTCAAGTTAAGGCCATAGCTAGGGCAAATTTAGGAAGCTCATTAGATAATTTAAGCGGAGAAATTTTGCTTACTAGGCCTGATACAAGTGAATTTGATAAAAATTTAAAGTTTAAATTTGAAGATATTTATTTAATAAGTGAAAATTTCAAGGTTAATAAACCAGGCCGTTGGCAGGTTTTTATTAAACTAAGTGATGGTAAAGATACAGGCTTTTATAAATTTGAATTGATTGCCTCATGA
- a CDS encoding S24 family peptidase has product MIGGGSNVMPQSSNLKCVPIVGEASCGLPILNSYQDDEVVYISENDYKKGLYAVIASGDSMTPEINDSDRVVCDPTAEIISGDLVHYKFYNDSAIKVYFRDENKGITQFIPYNNTADFKTVTVLDDDKEMLENLTIAKVVHITRVIDDGRKQRLRLLGKCNFKRSRNSNWQ; this is encoded by the coding sequence ATGATAGGTGGTGGTTCAAATGTTATGCCCCAAAGCTCAAATTTAAAATGCGTTCCTATCGTAGGAGAGGCTAGTTGTGGACTTCCTATCTTAAATTCATATCAAGATGATGAAGTAGTCTACATTAGTGAAAATGACTATAAAAAAGGGCTTTATGCCGTTATAGCAAGTGGCGATAGTATGACTCCTGAGATAAATGATAGCGATAGAGTTGTGTGCGACCCAACAGCAGAGATTATAAGTGGAGATTTGGTGCATTATAAATTTTACAACGATAGTGCTATTAAAGTCTATTTTAGAGATGAAAATAAAGGCATAACTCAATTTATACCCTATAATAACACAGCTGATTTTAAAACAGTTACTGTGCTAGATGATGATAAAGAGATGCTAGAAAACCTTACTATAGCTAAGGTTGTTCACATTACTAGAGTTATTGATGATGGCAGGAAGCAAAGATTAAGATTATTAGGGAAATGTAATTTTAAAAGGAGTAGAAATAGCAATTGGCAATAA
- a CDS encoding cytochrome c oxidase, cbb3-type, CcoQ subunit: MSMELIREIQAYAYVVLIVGLCVGLYAYFFHLLKSEKTGRRDYEKYGDLALNDSIDDNLLEPKTPSENDNKELKK, from the coding sequence ATGAGTATGGAGCTTATAAGAGAGATTCAAGCTTATGCATATGTTGTGCTTATTGTTGGGCTTTGTGTAGGACTATATGCATATTTTTTCCATCTTTTAAAATCTGAAAAAACTGGTAGAAGAGATTATGAAAAATATGGAGATTTGGCTCTAAATGACAGCATAGATGATAATCTCTTAGAGCCCAAAACTCCTAGCGAAAATGATAATAAGGAGCTTAAAAAATGA
- the ccoN gene encoding cytochrome-c oxidase, cbb3-type subunit I, whose translation MRPGNVISYDYTVAKYFLFTTIIFGVIGMLVGVIISFQLAYPDLNYIAGQYSAFSRLRPLHTNAVVYGFMLSGIFSTWYYVGQRVLKVSMAESKFLMTIGKLHFILYVIAVLLAVVTLLMGITSSKEYAELQWPIDILIVVVWVLWGVSIFGLIGIRREKTLYISLWYYIATFLGIAMLYLFNNMAIPTRLLTGMGDWWHAVSMYAGTNDALVQWWWGHNAVAFVFTVGILAQVYYFLPKESGQAVFSYKLSLFSFWSLMFVYLWAGGHHLIYSTVPDWVQTMGSVFSVVLILPSWGSGINMLLTMRGEWNQLRESPLIKFMIWATTFYMFSTLEGPILSIKSVNALAHFTDWIPGHVHDGTLGWVGFMTIAALYHMTPRIFKREIYSKKLMETQFWIQTIGLVMFFTSMWVAGITQGMMWRATDEFGSLAYTFMDTVNALIKYYWIRAIGGFLYLVGFIMFAYNMYKSFTTGRVLDAEPRNASPMAA comes from the coding sequence ATGCGACCTGGTAATGTTATCAGTTACGATTACACGGTAGCGAAGTACTTTTTATTTACAACGATTATTTTCGGTGTTATTGGTATGCTTGTTGGAGTTATTATATCTTTTCAGCTTGCATACCCTGACCTAAACTATATCGCTGGTCAGTACTCTGCTTTTAGTCGCCTTAGACCGCTACATACAAATGCGGTAGTCTATGGCTTTATGCTAAGTGGAATTTTCTCAACCTGGTACTATGTGGGGCAAAGAGTTCTAAAAGTATCAATGGCTGAGAGTAAATTTCTTATGACTATAGGAAAACTTCACTTTATTTTGTATGTCATAGCTGTTTTGTTGGCTGTTGTAACTCTTTTAATGGGAATAACAAGTTCAAAAGAGTATGCAGAACTTCAGTGGCCAATAGATATACTTATAGTTGTAGTGTGGGTTTTATGGGGCGTTAGTATATTTGGACTTATCGGTATAAGAAGAGAAAAAACTCTTTATATTTCATTGTGGTATTACATAGCGACATTTTTAGGTATTGCTATGCTTTATTTATTTAATAATATGGCAATTCCTACGAGATTACTTACTGGAATGGGCGATTGGTGGCATGCAGTATCAATGTATGCAGGTACAAATGATGCTTTGGTTCAGTGGTGGTGGGGGCATAATGCTGTTGCTTTTGTCTTTACAGTTGGAATTTTAGCTCAAGTTTATTACTTCTTGCCAAAAGAGAGTGGTCAAGCAGTTTTTTCATATAAATTATCACTATTCTCATTTTGGAGTTTGATGTTTGTATATTTATGGGCTGGTGGTCACCACCTTATATACTCTACAGTGCCTGACTGGGTTCAAACAATGGGATCAGTTTTCTCTGTTGTTCTCATACTTCCATCTTGGGGATCGGGTATTAATATGCTCCTTACAATGAGAGGTGAGTGGAATCAACTAAGAGAAAGTCCATTAATCAAATTTATGATATGGGCAACTACGTTTTATATGTTCTCAACCCTAGAAGGACCAATTCTTTCTATTAAGTCAGTTAACGCTTTAGCTCACTTTACAGACTGGATACCAGGACACGTTCATGATGGAACTTTAGGATGGGTTGGATTTATGACTATAGCAGCACTTTACCATATGACTCCAAGAATTTTCAAACGCGAAATTTACTCTAAAAAGCTTATGGAGACACAATTTTGGATTCAAACTATCGGTCTAGTGATGTTCTTTACATCTATGTGGGTAGCGGGTATTACTCAAGGTATGATGTGGAGAGCAACTGATGAGTTTGGAAGTCTTGCTTACACATTTATGGATACAGTAAATGCTCTTATAAAATACTACTGGATAAGGGCTATTGGAGGATTTTTATATTTAGTAGGCTTTATTATGTTTGCTTACAATATGTATAAATCATTTACAACAGGTAGAGTTCTTGACGCTGAGCCAAGAAACGCTTCACCTATGGCAGCTTAG
- a CDS encoding c-type cytochrome — protein MKWFNLSDSVNLLSILAAIVLVGATIFVVGIYVKQMKTKKSEGELREGANHDEIKEYNNPIPTGWAIVYVILIVWAIWYFLVGYPLNSYSQVGEYNDEVKAYNAKFQTTFNNPTKETLLAMGEGIFLTQCSACHGISGTGLNGKARDLTVWGSEEGIIESISDGSKGLDYPLGEMPAKNLEGEAALAAAAYMAKEISAIGKTSRPDLVTRGKDEWMVCAACHGEDGKGMDGLGPDLTKYGASDFVVDVLNRGKQGFIGHMPAFTDSRLTDIQKQAVGEYAVSLSKE, from the coding sequence ATGAAATGGTTTAACTTAAGTGATAGTGTAAACCTTCTTAGTATCCTAGCTGCCATCGTTTTGGTGGGAGCTACTATCTTTGTGGTTGGAATTTATGTTAAGCAAATGAAGACCAAAAAGAGCGAGGGAGAGTTAAGAGAGGGTGCTAATCACGATGAAATTAAAGAGTATAATAACCCAATACCAACGGGATGGGCTATTGTTTATGTTATTCTTATCGTGTGGGCGATTTGGTACTTTTTAGTTGGATACCCACTTAACTCTTACTCTCAAGTTGGAGAGTATAACGATGAGGTAAAAGCATATAATGCTAAATTTCAAACAACTTTTAATAACCCTACAAAAGAGACTTTACTTGCTATGGGCGAGGGAATTTTCCTAACTCAGTGTTCAGCATGTCATGGAATCTCTGGTACAGGACTAAATGGTAAAGCTAGAGATTTAACTGTATGGGGTAGTGAAGAAGGTATAATAGAGTCTATATCAGATGGTTCAAAGGGACTTGATTACCCACTAGGAGAGATGCCTGCTAAAAACTTAGAAGGTGAAGCAGCTCTAGCAGCAGCGGCTTATATGGCTAAAGAAATTTCAGCTATTGGCAAGACCTCTAGACCTGATCTTGTTACAAGAGGTAAAGATGAGTGGATGGTTTGCGCAGCATGCCATGGTGAAGATGGCAAAGGTATGGACGGGCTTGGACCTGACCTTACAAAATATGGTGCATCAGATTTTGTAGTTGATGTTTTAAATCGTGGTAAACAGGGCTTTATCGGCCATATGCCAGCATTTACTGATAGCAGACTAACTGATATTCAAAAACAAGCCGTTGGTGAGTATGCTGTATCACTTTCAAAGGAGTAG